The Gemmatimonadota bacterium genomic interval GCACTTCGCCGACGTGCGCAACAAGGCCGGGCTGTGCGAGGCGATGTTGGGCCGGCTGGAGAAGGCTCTTCTCCACTTCGATGCCGCCCTGGAGAGGAATCCCTCGTACGCCGAGGCGCACCTCAACCGTGGCATCGTTCTGAACGAGCTGGGTCGACACGAGGAGGCGCAGAAGGCGTTCGACCAGGCCGGTCAGATCGACACGCGTGACTCGAGGGCGTTCCCGTCCGACGTGGGCAATCGGATCGCCGTGACGCACGCGCAGCTCGGGGACTTGTACCTGACCGTAAACCGTCCGGAGGAAGCGGCCACGCACTACGAGGCCGCGATCAACGTGCGGCCTCGCTTCATGGATATCCGCACCAAGTTCGCCGAATCTCTCATCAACGCCGGCGATCTCGACAAGGCGAAGAC includes:
- a CDS encoding tetratricopeptide repeat protein, whose product is MKLARQIVARGVGAWEEDDFEAALKTFLGVLEDFPHFADVRNKAGLCEAMLGRLEKALLHFDAALERNPSYAEAHLNRGIVLNELGRHEEAQKAFDQAGQIDTRDSRAFPSDVGNRIAVTHAQLGDLYLTVNRPEEAATHYEAAINVRPRFMDIRTKFAESLINAGDLDKAKTELEVILESCPGFVGARIRLGVVLQRTGDSERAIREWERCAVDDPEDMRPRAYLASAGVMFPDVHSNPDGDASGADVERSTD